A stretch of Haloprofundus halophilus DNA encodes these proteins:
- a CDS encoding long-chain-fatty-acid--CoA ligase, with amino-acid sequence MEKPLLATDFLDRARRHYGDEEAVVATTGERYTYAELGDLADGWAAALQARGVEKGDRVAVLDPNTHYHLAAAYGSMQVGAIHTPLNYRLVPADFEYILNDAGVKAVFADHAYAENIEAVRDSVPTELFVTDDPDAVEGQWESFDELVGESTEYDRPEMDESDIVTINYTSGTTGDPKGVCRTHRTETLHAYLVSIHQELRDDDVYLWTLPMFHVNGWGHIFSVTGMGAKHVCTRGVDAGGIFDAIHDEGVSYFCAAPTVLNMLQEHYAEHEPETTAGRPVRVATAGAAPPEATIRTVEDEFGWYLKHVYGATETGPLITTSDARRFFDQDSAERFAVKKTQGIGYLGTEVRVVDEDGEDVPQDGQSIGEIVVRGNQVMDGYWEKPDATDEAFTDRVEGYYHMGDLATVDENGFVSIQDRKKDIIISGGENISSIELEDALFDHDAVADVAVIPAPSEKWGETPKAFVVPANGDPERPGTTSDEMVAFLRERIATYKVPGEIEFVAELPTTATGKVQKYELREREWEEEDRMVGEG; translated from the coding sequence ATGGAGAAACCACTGCTGGCGACGGATTTCTTGGACCGCGCCCGGCGACACTACGGCGACGAGGAGGCCGTCGTGGCGACGACCGGAGAGAGATACACGTACGCCGAACTCGGCGACCTCGCAGACGGGTGGGCGGCGGCGCTGCAGGCCAGAGGAGTCGAGAAGGGCGACCGAGTCGCCGTGCTGGACCCGAACACCCACTATCACCTGGCGGCGGCCTACGGGTCGATGCAGGTCGGCGCGATCCACACGCCGCTGAACTACCGGCTCGTCCCGGCGGACTTCGAGTACATCCTGAACGACGCGGGCGTGAAAGCCGTCTTCGCCGACCACGCGTACGCCGAGAACATCGAGGCCGTCCGCGACTCGGTTCCGACGGAGCTGTTCGTCACCGACGACCCCGACGCGGTGGAGGGACAGTGGGAGTCGTTCGACGAACTCGTCGGCGAGTCGACCGAGTACGACCGCCCCGAGATGGACGAGTCCGATATCGTCACCATCAACTACACCTCGGGGACGACGGGCGACCCGAAGGGCGTCTGCCGAACCCACCGAACCGAGACGCTGCACGCGTACCTCGTCTCGATTCACCAGGAGCTCCGCGACGACGACGTCTACCTGTGGACGCTGCCGATGTTCCACGTCAACGGCTGGGGTCACATCTTCTCGGTGACGGGGATGGGCGCGAAACACGTCTGCACGCGCGGCGTCGACGCCGGCGGCATCTTCGACGCCATCCACGACGAGGGCGTCTCGTACTTCTGCGCCGCGCCGACGGTGCTCAACATGCTCCAGGAGCACTACGCCGAACACGAACCGGAGACGACCGCCGGGCGACCCGTCCGAGTGGCGACGGCGGGGGCCGCGCCGCCGGAGGCGACGATTCGAACGGTCGAAGACGAGTTCGGCTGGTACCTCAAACACGTCTACGGCGCGACGGAGACCGGGCCGCTCATCACCACCTCCGACGCCCGGCGGTTCTTCGACCAGGACTCCGCCGAGCGGTTCGCCGTCAAGAAGACGCAGGGCATCGGCTATCTCGGCACCGAGGTCCGCGTCGTCGACGAGGACGGCGAGGACGTGCCGCAGGACGGTCAGAGCATCGGCGAGATCGTCGTCCGCGGCAACCAGGTGATGGACGGCTACTGGGAGAAGCCCGACGCGACGGATGAGGCGTTCACCGACCGCGTCGAGGGCTACTACCACATGGGCGACCTCGCGACGGTCGACGAGAACGGCTTCGTGAGCATCCAGGACCGGAAGAAAGACATCATCATCTCCGGCGGCGAGAACATCTCCAGCATCGAACTGGAAGACGCGCTGTTCGACCACGACGCCGTCGCCGACGTGGCGGTCATCCCGGCGCCGAGCGAGAAGTGGGGCGAGACGCCGAAGGCGTTCGTCGTCCCCGCCAACGGCGATCCGGAGCGTCCGGGGACGACGAGCGACGAGATGGTCGCGTTCCTGCGCGAGCGCATCGCGACGTACAAAGTCCCCGGCGAGATCGAGTTCGTCGCCGAGTTGCCGACGACGGCGACCGGGAAGGTCCAGAAGTACGAACTCCGCGAACGCGAGTGGGAGGAGGAAGACCGGATGGTCGGCGAGGGGTAG
- a CDS encoding thioredoxin family protein, translating to MTGEPDIDDVLARLTDGGVVREGDDGSLTTTGAFESTRAEYSRQYRTADRETFVDAVAEAFDLAPETAAREIDANGVTRAQLAAYLAVESFLDTSPTAETKAVMAHLVCEVSPPSPVPRAVAPLDDSYEAFLDDHPDAVVTVWKHDCDPCERLEADLPALLDAVPERVAVGGVDGASASGFRLRHAVNTAPAVVFFAGGDHVETREGYVSPSAFAAVVEDVF from the coding sequence ATGACGGGCGAGCCGGACATCGACGATGTGCTGGCCCGTCTCACCGACGGCGGCGTCGTCCGCGAGGGCGACGACGGGTCGCTCACGACGACCGGGGCGTTCGAATCGACGCGAGCGGAGTACAGTCGACAGTATCGGACTGCCGACCGCGAGACGTTCGTCGACGCGGTCGCCGAGGCGTTCGACCTCGCTCCCGAGACGGCGGCGAGAGAGATAGACGCGAACGGCGTGACGCGCGCGCAGTTGGCGGCCTATCTCGCCGTGGAGTCGTTTCTGGACACGTCGCCGACGGCGGAGACGAAAGCCGTGATGGCGCATCTGGTCTGCGAGGTGTCGCCGCCGTCGCCGGTTCCCCGGGCGGTCGCCCCGCTCGACGACTCCTACGAGGCGTTTCTCGACGACCATCCCGACGCCGTCGTGACCGTCTGGAAGCACGACTGCGACCCGTGCGAACGGCTCGAAGCCGACCTCCCGGCGCTGCTCGACGCGGTACCGGAGCGAGTCGCCGTCGGCGGTGTCGACGGCGCGTCGGCCTCGGGCTTTCGGCTTCGACACGCGGTCAACACCGCACCGGCGGTCGTCTTCTTCGCCGGCGGCGACCACGTCGAGACGCGCGAGGGATACGTCTCGCCGTCGGCGTTCGCGGCCGTCGTCGAGGACGTTTTCTGA
- a CDS encoding cbb3-type cytochrome c oxidase subunit I, with amino-acid sequence MQLNGQLALTVLMGVFLVGVFVWLTRVENWSGYTPLSSGGAVGQESGYVSEEKPAGIVRWLTTVDHKDIGLMYGAYGIFAFVVGGLMVVLMRTELATPETVLVQPGFYNSLMTSHGITMLFLFGTPIIAAFSNYFIPLIIGADDMAFPRINAIAFWLLPPAALLIWAGFFPIPNLIPAQTAWTMYTPLSAGVGQGNQANAGVDLMLLGLHLSGVSATMGAINFIATIFTERAEEVTWANLDIFSWTILTQSGLILFAFPLLGSAMLMLVADRNFGTAFYAVGEGGGSMLWQHLFWFFGHPEVYILVLPPMGLVSYILPRFAGRRLFGFKFVVYSTLAIGVLSFGVWAHHMFSTGMDPRLRASFMAVSMAIAIPSAVKTFNWITTMWNGNIRLTAPMLYCIGFVSNFIIGGVTGVFLASVPVDLILHDTYYVVGHFHYIVMGAITFAGMAGIYYWYPLVTGRMYQRSLAKWHFWLWMIGTNVTFLAMILLGYGGMPRRYATYLPQFASLHQIATLGAYMLLLGGIIFVWNMVQSYLEGPVVEDGDPWNLEESNLRTVEWDWFDRKLQTKIADGGVESEANDASSQTE; translated from the coding sequence ATGCAGTTGAACGGACAGTTAGCGCTGACGGTCCTCATGGGGGTCTTCCTCGTGGGCGTCTTCGTCTGGCTGACGCGGGTGGAAAACTGGAGCGGTTACACCCCACTCAGCAGCGGCGGCGCAGTCGGCCAAGAATCCGGGTACGTCTCCGAGGAGAAACCCGCAGGAATCGTCCGGTGGTTGACGACGGTCGACCACAAAGATATCGGCCTGATGTACGGTGCCTACGGCATCTTCGCGTTCGTCGTCGGCGGCCTCATGGTCGTGTTGATGCGAACCGAACTCGCGACGCCGGAGACGGTGCTCGTCCAACCGGGCTTCTACAACTCGCTCATGACGAGCCACGGCATCACGATGCTGTTCCTCTTTGGGACGCCCATCATCGCGGCCTTCTCGAACTACTTCATCCCGCTCATCATCGGTGCCGACGACATGGCGTTCCCGCGAATCAACGCCATCGCGTTCTGGTTGCTCCCGCCCGCGGCGCTCCTTATCTGGGCCGGCTTCTTCCCCATTCCGAACCTCATTCCCGCGCAGACGGCGTGGACGATGTACACCCCGCTGTCGGCGGGTGTCGGACAGGGTAATCAGGCGAACGCCGGCGTCGACCTGATGCTGCTCGGACTCCACCTCTCGGGCGTCTCGGCGACGATGGGCGCGATAAACTTCATCGCGACTATCTTCACCGAGCGCGCCGAGGAGGTGACGTGGGCGAACCTCGACATCTTCTCGTGGACCATCCTCACGCAGTCGGGGCTCATCCTCTTCGCGTTCCCGCTTCTCGGCAGCGCGATGCTCATGCTCGTCGCCGACCGCAACTTCGGGACGGCGTTCTACGCCGTCGGCGAAGGCGGCGGGTCGATGCTCTGGCAACACCTGTTCTGGTTCTTCGGCCACCCCGAGGTGTACATCCTCGTGCTGCCGCCGATGGGACTGGTCAGCTACATCCTCCCGCGCTTCGCGGGCCGTCGGCTGTTCGGGTTCAAGTTCGTCGTCTACTCGACGCTCGCCATCGGCGTGCTCTCGTTCGGCGTCTGGGCGCACCACATGTTCTCGACCGGCATGGACCCGCGTCTGCGCGCCTCGTTCATGGCCGTCTCGATGGCTATCGCCATCCCCAGCGCCGTCAAGACGTTCAACTGGATCACCACGATGTGGAACGGCAACATCAGACTCACCGCGCCGATGCTGTACTGCATCGGCTTCGTCTCCAACTTCATCATCGGCGGCGTGACGGGCGTGTTCCTCGCCTCCGTTCCCGTCGACCTCATACTGCACGACACGTACTACGTCGTCGGTCACTTCCACTACATCGTGATGGGGGCCATCACCTTCGCGGGGATGGCGGGCATCTACTACTGGTACCCGCTCGTCACGGGTCGGATGTACCAGCGGAGCCTCGCGAAATGGCACTTCTGGCTGTGGATGATCGGGACGAACGTCACGTTCCTCGCGATGATTCTGCTCGGCTACGGCGGCATGCCGCGCCGGTACGCGACCTACCTGCCGCAGTTCGCGTCGCTGCACCAGATCGCGACGCTCGGCGCGTACATGCTGCTGCTGGGCGGCATCATCTTCGTGTGGAACATGGTGCAGTCGTACCTGGAGGGCCCCGTCGTCGAAGACGGCGACCCGTGGAACCTCGAGGAGTCGAACCTCCGCACCGTCGAGTGGGACTGGTTCGACCGAAAACTGCAGACGAAGATCGCCGACGGCGGTGTCGAGAGCGAAGCGAACGATGCCTCGTCGCAAACGGAGTGA
- a CDS encoding DUF6684 family protein gives MANTNSNKVFDRETLLDLTVNIIPLFILLFFVVLFLLVQPWGGDLFPTAIMVGLHAVPFVLLAILTYFSGKAVASAEKSSTVYYPGQAGMPGAEAEHGETNQDGRADTQAIESGTDRDSELTAGDETDDDTTGETDDDTLSETDDDTTGETDNDTTGETDNDTTGETDNDTADEADDTTADEANVGESESDESDTTDRQRTE, from the coding sequence ATGGCGAACACGAACTCGAACAAAGTCTTCGACAGGGAGACGCTTCTCGACCTGACGGTGAACATCATCCCGCTGTTCATCCTCCTGTTCTTCGTCGTCCTCTTCCTGCTCGTCCAACCGTGGGGCGGCGACCTCTTCCCCACTGCCATCATGGTCGGTCTGCACGCCGTCCCGTTCGTCCTGCTCGCTATCCTGACGTACTTCTCCGGGAAGGCCGTCGCCAGCGCCGAGAAATCCTCGACGGTGTACTACCCGGGACAGGCGGGGATGCCGGGCGCGGAGGCCGAACACGGCGAGACGAACCAGGACGGCCGCGCCGACACGCAAGCAATCGAATCCGGGACCGACCGCGACAGCGAGCTAACCGCCGGCGACGAGACGGATGACGACACCACCGGCGAAACAGACGACGACACCCTCAGCGAGACAGACGACGACACCACCGGCGAGACGGATAACGACACCACCGGCGAGACGGATAACGACACCACCGGCGAGACGGATAACGACACCGCCGACGAAGCCGACGACACCACCGCCGACGAGGCGAACGTCGGCGAGTCCGAGTCCGACGAATCTGACACGACCGACCGACAGCGGACCGAGTGA
- a CDS encoding TIGR04206 family protein gives MAATTDGRDPRRTSTPRTLLFLLSLWLVPWSVLLVDGRPATLVFPWGLFDPGSGRLVSLYSYLFEFTGGFGSLPRYLRAWPTSVVAFLLATASAGGGALVGREDSRVTALLLVLAGLGQLSFAWGFAQSGGRLALPVGTVALWAAAWLYYR, from the coding sequence ATGGCGGCCACCACGGACGGACGCGACCCACGCCGCACCTCGACGCCGCGGACGCTCCTGTTTCTGCTCTCGCTGTGGCTCGTTCCGTGGAGCGTGCTCCTCGTCGACGGCCGTCCGGCGACGCTCGTCTTTCCGTGGGGGCTGTTCGACCCCGGTTCCGGCCGCCTCGTCTCGCTGTACAGCTACCTGTTCGAGTTCACCGGCGGGTTCGGGTCGCTACCGAGGTATCTCCGCGCGTGGCCGACGAGCGTCGTGGCGTTTCTCCTGGCGACGGCGAGCGCGGGCGGCGGCGCGCTGGTCGGCCGCGAGGACTCGCGCGTGACCGCCCTCTTGCTGGTTCTGGCCGGACTCGGACAGCTCTCGTTCGCCTGGGGCTTCGCACAATCCGGTGGGCGACTCGCGCTCCCCGTCGGTACCGTCGCGCTGTGGGCCGCCGCGTGGCTCTATTACCGTTGA
- a CDS encoding DUF7541 family protein, translated as MDENPGLSEQYRTASPWPFFIALSIPLAEAGILFNLFAVAVGGLLLFFGCCAGMMQEAGYVDRPWRALVASAVLVFGLGALLLYADTQVAAEAVQLAERGYAVLVAGVILLLVGVLGEVFVDDEEFAV; from the coding sequence ATGGACGAAAATCCGGGGCTCTCCGAACAGTACCGGACGGCCAGTCCGTGGCCGTTCTTCATCGCGCTCAGTATCCCGCTCGCGGAGGCCGGCATCCTGTTCAACCTCTTCGCCGTCGCCGTCGGCGGTCTGCTGCTGTTCTTCGGCTGTTGTGCGGGCATGATGCAGGAGGCGGGCTACGTTGACCGGCCGTGGCGGGCACTCGTCGCCTCGGCAGTGCTCGTCTTCGGGCTCGGGGCCCTGTTGCTGTACGCGGATACGCAGGTCGCAGCCGAAGCCGTACAGCTCGCAGAGCGCGGCTACGCCGTTCTCGTCGCGGGCGTCATCCTCCTCCTCGTCGGCGTACTCGGCGAGGTGTTCGTCGACGACGAGGAGTTCGCTGTCTAA
- a CDS encoding VNG_1110C family protein — MPDPVKLRDSTEIVLPCASLDGLREELESQFTVTIFSRENTRCRIIGSPVEIKAASEYLSRHGITLP, encoded by the coding sequence ATGCCGGACCCGGTGAAACTCCGAGACAGCACCGAAATCGTCCTGCCGTGCGCCTCGCTGGACGGTCTCCGAGAGGAGTTGGAGTCGCAGTTCACCGTGACGATTTTCTCGCGGGAGAACACGCGCTGTCGCATCATCGGGAGTCCGGTCGAGATCAAAGCCGCGAGCGAGTATCTGAGCCGCCACGGCATCACGCTCCCGTAG
- a CDS encoding nuclear transport factor 2 family protein has translation MTDTDPESVVREYYDLVDAERYDDLVALFGEDVRYERPGQDAIEGRDALLEFYEEGRPLEDGGHEVHDVVVDGDTAAVRGTFSGLQNGEAVEFGFADFHEFEDGEIARRYTYTDRDEV, from the coding sequence GTGACCGACACAGACCCCGAATCAGTCGTCCGAGAGTACTACGACCTCGTCGACGCCGAACGCTACGACGACCTCGTCGCGCTCTTCGGCGAGGACGTCCGCTACGAACGACCCGGACAGGACGCCATCGAGGGACGAGACGCGCTGCTGGAGTTCTACGAGGAGGGCAGGCCGCTGGAGGACGGCGGCCACGAGGTGCACGACGTGGTCGTCGACGGCGACACCGCCGCCGTCCGCGGGACGTTCAGCGGCCTCCAGAACGGTGAGGCCGTCGAGTTCGGCTTCGCCGACTTCCACGAGTTCGAGGACGGCGAAATCGCCCGCCGGTACACGTACACTGACCGCGACGAAGTCTGA
- a CDS encoding DUF7520 family protein, which produces MSTIRLEGPRFVLILYVLLVAISGLAGFLTATFVSGLRSPRFLFLIPFPPTQLGFAAYGALTVALVLGVPLLLVAYVSRNIDDDAAQN; this is translated from the coding sequence GTGAGCACGATACGACTCGAAGGTCCGCGGTTCGTCCTCATCCTCTACGTACTGCTCGTCGCGATCTCGGGGCTCGCCGGGTTTCTGACGGCGACGTTCGTCTCCGGACTCCGGTCGCCGAGATTCCTCTTTCTCATCCCGTTTCCACCGACGCAACTCGGCTTCGCCGCCTACGGCGCGCTGACCGTCGCGCTGGTGCTCGGCGTCCCGCTGCTGCTCGTCGCGTACGTCTCGAGGAACATCGACGACGACGCCGCCCAGAACTGA
- a CDS encoding OBG GTPase family GTP-binding protein has product MGLEEEIDAIEEEIASTPYNKSTEAHIGRLKAKLSEKKEKLENQSSAGGGQGYAVEKTGDATIALVGFPSVGKSTLINALTNAESETGAYEFTTLDVNPGMLQYRGANIQVLDVPGLIEGAAGGRGGGREVLSVVRTADLVVFVLSVFEVDQYERLSQELYYNKIRLDTEPPSLTISKQIKGGINVTKSDSVELDEQTIKDVLREYGYVNAEVTVRGDPSIDELIDGIMDNRVYLPSIVSVNKADLIDRDYLPTVYENLEEIGLDPEEVTFISAEKEKGLDGLKDEIWEALGLIRVYMDKPGRGTDYEEPLVIRRGMTVGDACRKLGANLEDRFKFARVSGPSAKHDEQQVGKDHELADEDVLRIVARK; this is encoded by the coding sequence ATGGGACTGGAGGAGGAGATCGACGCGATCGAAGAGGAGATCGCCAGCACTCCGTACAACAAGTCGACGGAGGCGCACATCGGTCGACTGAAGGCGAAACTCTCGGAGAAGAAGGAGAAACTCGAAAACCAGTCCTCCGCGGGCGGCGGGCAAGGCTACGCCGTCGAGAAAACCGGCGACGCGACCATCGCGCTCGTCGGTTTCCCGAGCGTCGGCAAGTCGACGCTCATCAACGCGCTCACCAACGCCGAGAGCGAGACGGGAGCCTACGAGTTCACGACGCTCGACGTCAACCCCGGGATGCTGCAGTACCGCGGGGCGAACATCCAGGTGCTGGACGTCCCGGGACTCATCGAGGGCGCAGCGGGCGGACGCGGCGGCGGCCGCGAGGTGCTGTCGGTCGTCCGGACCGCTGACCTCGTCGTGTTCGTCCTCTCGGTGTTCGAGGTCGACCAGTACGAGCGACTCAGCCAGGAGCTGTACTACAACAAGATTCGCCTCGACACCGAACCGCCGAGTCTCACCATCTCCAAGCAGATCAAAGGCGGCATCAACGTCACGAAGAGCGACTCGGTCGAACTCGACGAGCAGACCATCAAGGACGTCCTCCGCGAGTACGGCTACGTCAACGCCGAGGTCACCGTCCGGGGCGACCCCTCCATCGACGAACTCATCGACGGCATCATGGACAACCGGGTGTATCTGCCCTCCATCGTCTCGGTGAACAAAGCCGACCTCATCGACCGCGACTACCTGCCGACGGTGTACGAGAACCTGGAGGAGATCGGACTCGACCCCGAGGAGGTGACGTTCATCAGCGCCGAGAAGGAGAAGGGTCTCGACGGCCTCAAAGACGAGATATGGGAGGCGCTCGGTCTCATCCGCGTGTACATGGACAAACCGGGCCGCGGCACCGACTACGAGGAACCGCTCGTCATCCGGCGCGGGATGACCGTCGGCGACGCCTGCCGGAAACTCGGGGCGAACCTCGAAGACCGGTTCAAGTTCGCCCGCGTCTCCGGGCCGAGCGCCAAACACGACGAACAGCAGGTCGGCAAGGACCACGAACTCGCAGACGAGGACGTGCTGCGCATCGTCGCGCGGAAGTAG
- a CDS encoding GNAT family N-acetyltransferase, whose product MDLRDAEPADAEGIRTVARESLLASYSPELSEDVIDDAVGRWYDDDEVGANLDDPQAVWTVAVDGDDVVAFVQSYLVEADGTVGQIDWLHVDPDSRGKGLGKQLLKRVETELMDRGASRLEGKVLTVNEGGAKFYENAGYDAGETRAVKIGDEEFTERAFRKTASESAEEFVPVEERTDSDGQTLFVAYDESQRARKAPFYVTYTDEGREERYGYFCGNCESFETAMDSMERIQCNECGNQSKSARWDSAYL is encoded by the coding sequence ATGGACCTTCGAGACGCCGAACCCGCAGACGCGGAAGGGATTCGAACCGTCGCACGCGAGTCGCTTCTGGCTTCGTACAGTCCCGAACTCTCCGAGGACGTCATCGACGACGCCGTCGGGAGGTGGTACGACGACGACGAGGTCGGGGCGAATCTCGACGACCCGCAGGCGGTGTGGACCGTCGCCGTCGACGGCGACGACGTGGTCGCCTTCGTCCAGAGCTACCTCGTCGAGGCCGACGGGACGGTCGGCCAGATCGATTGGCTCCACGTCGACCCCGACTCGCGCGGGAAGGGCCTCGGAAAGCAGCTGCTCAAGCGCGTCGAGACGGAGCTGATGGACCGCGGCGCGTCGCGCCTCGAAGGGAAAGTGTTGACCGTCAACGAGGGCGGTGCGAAGTTCTACGAGAACGCCGGCTACGACGCCGGCGAGACCCGGGCGGTGAAAATCGGCGACGAGGAGTTCACCGAACGCGCCTTCCGCAAGACCGCCTCCGAGTCCGCCGAGGAGTTCGTCCCGGTCGAAGAGCGAACGGACTCGGACGGACAGACGCTGTTCGTCGCCTACGACGAGAGCCAGCGCGCCCGGAAAGCGCCGTTCTACGTCACCTACACCGACGAGGGCAGAGAGGAACGCTACGGCTACTTCTGCGGCAACTGCGAGAGTTTCGAGACCGCGATGGACTCGATGGAACGCATCCAGTGCAACGAGTGCGGCAACCAGAGCAAATCCGCCCGCTGGGACTCGGCGTACCTGTAG
- a CDS encoding universal stress protein, with the protein MYHVLVGVDDDVERARTCAREVANLPGSAGEMTVTLLHAFDEDPGDASATDVEAVRAAADYLDDNGVAYELLESGGDPAQSILDAANRENADLIVVAGRKRSPAGKAIFGSVSQSVILSSNRPVLVAGVVGET; encoded by the coding sequence ATGTACCACGTGCTCGTTGGTGTCGACGACGACGTAGAGCGTGCCCGAACGTGCGCACGTGAAGTTGCCAATCTCCCCGGGAGCGCCGGCGAGATGACGGTCACGCTCCTGCACGCGTTCGACGAGGACCCGGGCGACGCGTCCGCCACCGACGTCGAGGCGGTTCGCGCCGCCGCCGACTATCTCGACGACAATGGCGTCGCGTACGAACTACTCGAATCCGGCGGCGACCCCGCACAGTCGATTCTCGACGCCGCCAATCGGGAGAACGCCGACCTCATCGTCGTCGCCGGGCGGAAGCGTTCGCCGGCCGGAAAAGCCATTTTCGGCAGCGTCAGCCAGTCGGTCATCCTGAGTTCGAACCGACCGGTGCTGGTCGCCGGCGTCGTCGGCGAGACGTAG
- a CDS encoding right-handed parallel beta-helix repeat-containing protein, whose product MEYTRRQTLGATAGILALLSYENTTEILEHGMLPPQSTVVTSRTELERAFADLSPGETVWISPKNAPYRTTEWLDIDVSGVTVLGPGLPTLIKPADGANVGGIRIGHNSSCRNVRVEGVGYHGNPKNQDDGAKKLHGIIVRDVDDVTLRGNTVAHTHPFGEHGSGGSGISAGRASKNVRILDNRIHHFGDRGIQLGGQNTVVSGNVVTDGIDRTIACDLWTPDGENDVANTVIISENILGNCREGSLTGVASGPEGVATGSSHIIVSNNIGFGFHKSFCHVRGPTNITNVSIRGNVSTQVTEGLWTNKTEKFAGIAVDPSGATNITIGDNELSGYSRHGINVLGDISNLKIAGNIVLDAGEAGIRVQNASDGTIVDNTIERTGDHGILLKDTTSFAVTNNHLRDLALSGIALHNSGEAHHIVGSNHIRQPNENRENAVASIHVDSSAVVVQGNTITQATDVPSISDSAAAESNIYRGNHGSEGARWAIGSPSSVVRDNVPPFDSHSGVRASNNRAEIRFEKAYDEPPKLTFARRGGGIRNVEYRERNGAFVGASIETAAADGVVDVAVDSFG is encoded by the coding sequence ATGGAGTACACCCGTCGACAGACGCTCGGCGCGACAGCCGGAATACTGGCGTTGCTGTCGTACGAGAACACGACAGAGATACTCGAACACGGTATGTTACCACCACAGAGCACAGTCGTCACGTCGAGAACCGAACTCGAACGCGCGTTCGCCGACCTCAGTCCCGGAGAGACGGTTTGGATCAGCCCGAAGAACGCCCCGTATCGGACGACGGAGTGGTTAGACATCGACGTCAGCGGGGTGACCGTACTCGGGCCGGGGTTGCCGACGCTTATCAAACCCGCCGACGGTGCGAACGTCGGCGGCATACGAATCGGTCACAACAGCAGTTGTCGAAACGTCCGCGTCGAGGGCGTCGGTTACCACGGAAATCCGAAAAATCAGGACGACGGCGCGAAGAAACTCCACGGAATCATCGTCCGAGACGTCGACGACGTCACGCTTCGGGGCAACACCGTCGCCCACACGCATCCGTTCGGCGAACACGGCAGCGGGGGCAGCGGTATCAGCGCCGGGCGAGCGAGCAAGAACGTCCGGATTCTGGACAACCGAATCCACCACTTCGGCGACCGCGGCATCCAGTTGGGCGGGCAGAACACCGTCGTCTCGGGCAACGTCGTGACAGACGGAATCGACCGAACGATCGCCTGCGACCTGTGGACGCCCGACGGCGAGAACGACGTCGCGAACACCGTCATCATCTCCGAGAACATCCTCGGTAACTGTCGTGAGGGCAGTCTGACGGGCGTCGCCAGCGGTCCCGAAGGCGTCGCAACCGGCAGTTCACACATCATCGTCTCGAACAACATCGGCTTCGGTTTCCACAAGAGCTTCTGTCACGTCCGCGGACCGACGAACATCACGAACGTCTCTATCAGGGGGAACGTGAGCACGCAGGTGACCGAGGGCCTCTGGACGAACAAAACCGAGAAGTTCGCCGGCATCGCCGTCGACCCCTCCGGGGCGACGAACATCACTATCGGCGACAACGAACTCAGCGGCTACAGCCGCCACGGCATCAACGTCCTCGGAGACATCTCGAACCTGAAAATCGCGGGCAACATCGTCCTCGATGCCGGGGAAGCGGGCATCCGAGTCCAGAACGCGAGCGACGGAACCATCGTCGACAACACGATCGAGCGAACCGGCGACCACGGAATTCTGCTGAAGGACACCACGTCGTTCGCCGTGACGAACAACCACCTGCGCGACCTCGCGCTCTCCGGCATCGCGTTGCACAACTCCGGCGAGGCGCATCACATCGTCGGCTCGAACCACATCAGACAGCCGAACGAGAACAGGGAGAATGCGGTCGCGTCGATACACGTCGACAGTTCGGCGGTCGTCGTGCAGGGTAACACTATCACGCAGGCGACGGACGTCCCGTCGATAAGCGACTCGGCGGCGGCCGAGAGCAACATCTATCGGGGCAACCACGGGAGCGAAGGCGCTCGGTGGGCTATCGGGAGCCCCTCGTCGGTCGTCAGAGACAACGTGCCTCCGTTCGACTCGCACTCCGGCGTGAGAGCGTCGAACAACCGAGCGGAGATACGGTTCGAGAAAGCGTACGACGAGCCGCCGAAGCTCACGTTCGCCAGACGGGGCGGCGGCATCCGAAACGTCGAGTACAGAGAGCGGAACGGCGCGTTCGTCGGTGCGTCGATCGAGACGGCGGCCGCCGACGGCGTCGTCGACGTCGCCGTCGACAGTTTCGGCTAG